The following coding sequences lie in one beta proteobacterium CB genomic window:
- a CDS encoding Acetyl-CoA carboxylase, biotin carboxylase produces MTTKMFKKILIANRGEIACRVMKTAKKMGIKTVAVYSEADKEARHVQMADEAVCIGPAPSRESYLVMDRIIQACKDTGAEAVHPGYGFLSENEQFARRCEEEGIVFIGPKHQSIAAMGDKIASKKLALEAKVNTIPGFNEAIEKAEDAVKIAQDIGYPVMIKASAGGGGKGLRVAFNDKEAFEGFTACRTEALNSFGDDRVFIEKFVEGPRHIEIQVLGDSHGNVVYLGERDCSIQRRHQKVIEEAPSPFIDPATRKAMGEQAVALAKAVNYQSAGTVEFVVGKDKSFYFLEMNTRLQVEHPVTEGITGLDLVEQMIRVAAGEKLAFKQEDIKLDGWSMECRINADDPFRNFLPSTGRLVKYRPPEELDGVRVDTGVFEGGEIPMYYDSMIAKLIVHGKDRTEAIEKMRAALNDFVIRGIHSNIPFQAALLQHPRFVSGDFTTGFIAEEYPEGFKKDSVQPADPKRLAALSAFMRYRYLEHIQMIDGQLAGHEMTIAKKFVVVTGSRVGSSEEMKEIPVRVDLKDGVYSVYIEEEGDVSRYNIVSNWRPGELCLRATINGTHKITAQVERKGVKYALVLDGAHYECMVLSPLGAELQRRMLVKVPPDTSKLVMSPMPGLLTNISVKVGEPVTAGQKLAAIEAMKMENTLVAAQDGVVAEICANVGESLAVDQLIIRFE; encoded by the coding sequence ATGACTACGAAAATGTTTAAGAAAATTCTGATTGCCAACCGCGGCGAGATTGCATGCCGTGTAATGAAAACCGCCAAGAAGATGGGTATCAAAACGGTTGCTGTTTATTCTGAGGCGGATAAAGAAGCGCGTCATGTGCAAATGGCCGACGAAGCTGTTTGTATTGGACCAGCTCCTTCACGTGAATCTTATTTGGTCATGGATCGCATCATTCAGGCCTGCAAAGATACTGGCGCTGAAGCGGTTCATCCTGGCTATGGCTTCTTATCTGAGAACGAACAATTTGCCCGCCGTTGCGAAGAAGAGGGCATTGTTTTTATTGGCCCTAAGCATCAGTCAATTGCTGCAATGGGTGACAAGATTGCTTCTAAGAAGCTTGCCTTGGAAGCCAAAGTTAATACGATCCCTGGCTTTAATGAGGCCATTGAAAAAGCGGAAGATGCCGTCAAAATTGCTCAAGATATCGGCTATCCGGTGATGATCAAGGCATCAGCTGGCGGTGGCGGTAAGGGCTTGCGTGTTGCCTTTAATGACAAAGAAGCTTTTGAAGGGTTTACAGCTTGCCGTACTGAAGCGCTCAATAGTTTTGGTGATGATCGTGTCTTTATTGAAAAGTTTGTTGAAGGCCCACGTCACATTGAGATTCAGGTCTTGGGTGATTCACATGGCAATGTGGTGTATCTGGGCGAGCGTGATTGCTCGATTCAGCGTCGCCATCAAAAGGTCATTGAGGAGGCTCCATCCCCGTTTATTGATCCTGCAACACGTAAGGCGATGGGTGAACAAGCTGTCGCTTTAGCAAAAGCAGTGAATTATCAATCAGCGGGTACTGTTGAGTTTGTGGTTGGTAAAGACAAGTCTTTCTACTTTCTTGAGATGAACACCCGCTTGCAAGTTGAGCATCCAGTAACTGAGGGTATTACTGGTCTCGATTTGGTTGAGCAGATGATCCGTGTAGCAGCTGGTGAGAAATTGGCTTTTAAGCAGGAAGACATTAAGCTAGATGGTTGGTCGATGGAGTGTCGTATTAATGCGGATGATCCATTCCGCAACTTCTTACCTTCAACTGGTCGCCTAGTCAAGTATCGTCCGCCAGAAGAGTTGGATGGTGTGCGCGTAGACACTGGCGTCTTTGAGGGTGGCGAGATTCCGATGTACTACGACTCTATGATTGCCAAATTGATCGTACATGGCAAGGATCGTACCGAAGCCATTGAAAAGATGCGTGCTGCACTCAACGACTTTGTTATTCGTGGCATTCATTCGAACATCCCTTTCCAGGCAGCCCTTTTACAGCATCCACGCTTTGTCTCTGGTGACTTCACTACAGGCTTTATTGCTGAAGAGTATCCCGAAGGTTTTAAAAAGGATTCTGTACAACCGGCCGATCCAAAGCGTTTAGCTGCTCTGTCAGCGTTCATGCGTTATCGCTATCTTGAGCACATCCAAATGATTGATGGCCAATTGGCTGGTCACGAGATGACGATTGCCAAGAAATTCGTGGTGGTCACAGGATCACGCGTTGGATCTAGTGAAGAAATGAAAGAGATTCCTGTTCGCGTAGATCTAAAGGATGGTGTTTACTCTGTCTATATCGAAGAGGAAGGTGATGTTAGTCGTTACAACATCGTTAGCAATTGGCGTCCAGGCGAGTTGTGCTTGCGTGCAACTATCAACGGTACACACAAGATTACCGCTCAAGTAGAGCGCAAGGGTGTTAAATATGCACTGGTCCTTGATGGCGCGCATTACGAGTGTATGGTTTTAAGTCCCTTGGGTGCTGAGCTTCAGCGTCGTATGTTGGTGAAGGTTCCGCCAGACACTTCTAAGTTAGTGATGTCTCCGATGCCTGGTCTCTTGACTAATATTTCTGTCAAAGTTGGCGAGCCGGTCACTGCCGGCCAGAAATTAGCGGCCATTGAAGCAATGAAAATGGAAAACACGCTCGTTGCTGCTCAAGATGGTGTAGTTGCCGAAATCTGCGCAAATGTTGGCGAAAGCTTGGCGGTTGATCAATTGATCATTCGCTTCGAATAA
- a CDS encoding Glyoxalase/bleomycin resistance protein/dioxygenase, with translation MTKPFKILGVQQIAIGGEKKDRLRKLWVELLGFEYKSTFVSERENVDEDICAIGKGAHEIEIDLMQPFDIEKKPAVHQTPLNHIGLWVDDLPKAVEWLSAQGLRFAPGGIRKGAAGYDITFIHPKGNEEFPFCGEGVLIELVQAPPDIIAGLSS, from the coding sequence ATGACTAAACCATTCAAGATATTAGGCGTTCAGCAAATTGCGATTGGCGGTGAAAAAAAAGATCGTCTCCGCAAGCTTTGGGTTGAATTATTGGGATTTGAATATAAAAGCACCTTTGTCTCGGAGCGTGAAAACGTTGATGAGGATATTTGTGCGATTGGCAAAGGCGCCCACGAAATCGAAATTGATCTCATGCAACCCTTTGATATCGAAAAGAAGCCTGCCGTTCATCAAACTCCTTTAAACCACATTGGTTTATGGGTCGATGATCTTCCGAAGGCGGTAGAGTGGTTATCTGCACAGGGCTTGCGTTTTGCGCCAGGCGGCATTCGCAAGGGCGCTGCTGGATATGACATCACCTTTATTCATCCCAAAGGCAATGAAGAATTTCCTTTCTGTGGTGAGGGTGTGTTGATTGAGCTTGTTCAGGCTCCACCAGATATCATTGCAGGTCTGAGTTCATAA
- a CDS encoding Carboxyl transferase has protein sequence MKEIIQQLEAKRELARLGGGQKRIAAQHSKGKLTARERIELLLDAGTFEEWDMFVEHRCHDFGMADQTVPGDGVVTGYGMINGRLVFVFSQDFTVLGGSLSEAHAEKICKIMDQALKVGAPVIGLNDSGGARIQEGVASLGGYAEIFQRNVTASGVIPQISLIMGPSAGGAVYSPALTDFIFMVKDSSYMFVTGPEVVKTVTHEDVTAEELGGAVTHSTISGVCDLAFDNDVDAIMMLRRFFNYLPLSNREKPPMINGAQRTEEPDFSLDTLVPSNPNQPYDMKELIEKIVDDGEFFELQPDYAKNILIGFARMEGRSIGIVANQPLVLAGCLDIKASIKAARFVRFCDAFNIPVVTLVDVPGFMPGTSQEYGGIIKHGAKLLYAYADCTVPKVTLITRKAYGGAYDVMASKHLRGDVNFAWPSAEIAVMGPKGAVEIIFREEKSDPAKIAAREAEYKAKFANPFVAGRRGYIDDVILPHETRKRISRSLAMLKDKELTNPPRKHGNIPL, from the coding sequence ATGAAGGAAATCATTCAACAGCTTGAAGCAAAGCGCGAGCTTGCTAGATTAGGTGGTGGGCAAAAGCGTATTGCTGCCCAACATTCCAAAGGCAAACTGACTGCTCGTGAACGCATTGAGCTCCTATTGGATGCCGGCACTTTTGAAGAGTGGGATATGTTCGTTGAGCATCGTTGTCATGACTTTGGCATGGCGGATCAGACTGTTCCAGGCGATGGCGTTGTAACAGGCTATGGCATGATTAACGGTCGCTTGGTATTTGTTTTCTCGCAAGACTTTACTGTTTTGGGTGGCTCTCTTTCTGAGGCGCATGCTGAGAAGATTTGTAAGATCATGGATCAGGCACTTAAAGTTGGCGCACCTGTTATTGGCCTGAATGACTCTGGTGGCGCACGCATTCAAGAGGGTGTTGCATCCTTAGGTGGCTATGCTGAAATTTTCCAGCGCAATGTGACTGCCTCTGGTGTTATTCCTCAAATCTCCTTAATCATGGGGCCATCAGCTGGCGGCGCTGTTTACTCGCCAGCCCTGACAGATTTCATCTTCATGGTTAAAGACAGCTCGTACATGTTTGTGACGGGTCCAGAAGTGGTTAAGACAGTGACGCATGAAGATGTGACTGCTGAAGAGCTTGGCGGTGCCGTTACTCACTCCACCATTTCAGGTGTATGTGATTTAGCTTTTGATAATGATGTTGATGCCATCATGATGCTCCGTCGCTTCTTTAACTATCTCCCATTATCCAATCGCGAAAAGCCACCCATGATTAATGGGGCGCAGCGTACCGAAGAGCCTGATTTTTCACTCGATACATTAGTACCAAGTAATCCCAATCAACCTTACGATATGAAAGAGTTGATCGAGAAAATCGTTGATGATGGTGAGTTCTTTGAGCTCCAGCCTGATTACGCTAAAAATATTCTGATTGGCTTTGCTCGTATGGAGGGCCGCTCGATTGGGATTGTTGCCAACCAGCCATTAGTTTTGGCGGGTTGCCTAGATATCAAGGCATCCATCAAAGCTGCCCGCTTTGTACGTTTCTGTGATGCATTCAATATTCCAGTTGTTACATTGGTTGACGTTCCTGGCTTTATGCCTGGCACCTCTCAGGAATACGGCGGCATCATCAAGCATGGCGCAAAGTTACTTTACGCTTATGCAGATTGCACCGTTCCAAAGGTCACGCTAATTACTCGCAAAGCTTATGGCGGTGCTTATGACGTAATGGCTTCTAAGCATTTGCGTGGTGACGTGAACTTTGCTTGGCCATCTGCTGAGATTGCGGTGATGGGTCCAAAGGGCGCTGTTGAAATTATTTTCCGTGAAGAAAAGTCTGACCCAGCAAAAATCGCAGCTCGCGAAGCTGAGTACAAGGCTAAGTTTGCCAATCCGTTTGTAGCGGGTCGACGTGGTTATATCGATGATGTGATCTTGCCTCATGAGACACGTAAGCGCATTTCACGTTCTTTGGCAATGCTCAAAGATAAAGAGCTCACAAACCCACCGCGTAAACACGGCAATATTCCTCTTTAA
- a CDS encoding Putative periplasmic cytochrome type-c oxidoreductase signal peptide protein, which produces MISMKKHLILSQLTLCAGLAFAGFAAQAQDVKGSAQAGQGKVWLCIGCHAIPDYRADYPLVYKVPMIGGQNAAYIASSLAAYKKGERKHPTMRSIAGSLSDQDMADLGEYYAAQTASSPNNPLK; this is translated from the coding sequence ATGATTTCTATGAAAAAACACCTCATTCTTTCCCAATTGACCCTCTGCGCTGGTTTGGCTTTTGCTGGATTTGCTGCACAAGCTCAAGACGTTAAAGGCTCTGCCCAGGCTGGACAAGGCAAGGTTTGGCTTTGTATTGGTTGCCACGCCATCCCTGACTACCGTGCTGACTATCCTTTGGTTTACAAAGTACCAATGATCGGCGGCCAAAATGCTGCGTATATTGCCAGCTCATTAGCAGCTTACAAAAAGGGCGAAAGAAAGCATCCAACGATGCGTTCAATAGCTGGAAGCTTGTCTGATCAAGACATGGCTGACCTTGGCGAATACTATGCTGCGCAAACAGCCAGCTCACCAAATAACCCATTGAAGTGA
- a CDS encoding Methylmalonyl-CoA mutase, large subunit, translating into MSTSDKKSASNSSNTWPNVPDSNLDAWKKSAQKSAPNGDVDKLGWQTPDGIHLKALYTAQDTEGLQYTHSLPGFEPFVRGPQATMYSVRPWTIRQYAGFSTAEESNAFYRKALDAGGQGVSVAFDLATHRGYDSDHPRVTGDVGKAGVAIDSVEDMKILFDGIPLDKVSVSMTMNGAVLPVLAGYIVAGEEQGVKQELLSGTIQNDILKEFMVRNTYIYPPEPSMRIIGDIIEYTAKHMPKFNSISISGYHMQEAGANQVLELAFTLADGKEYVKTALAKGLDVDGFAGRLSFFFAIGMNFYLEVAKLRAARLLWWRIMKSFEPKNPKSLMLRTHCQTSGWSLTEQDPYNNVVRTTVEAMAAVFGGTQSLHTNSFDEAIALPSEFSSRIARNTQLILQEETHITSVIDPWAGSYMMENLTQEMADKAWEIIQEVDAMGGMTKAVESGWAKLKIEAAAAEKQAKIDSGSDVIVGVNKYKLGKEDLVDVLMIDNDKVRESQVARLKDIKAKRDSKKVEAALEALTKAAEENTGNLLELAVQAIRLRATVGEVSDALETVYGRHRADTQKVTGVYAAAYDSAEGWEKLKVEIADFAKDFGRRPRVMIAKLGQDGHDRGAKVVATAFADLGFDVDIGPLFQTPEECARQAIENDVHALGISTLAAGHKTLVPAIIAELKKQGADDIIVFVGGVIPRQDYDFLYEAGVKGIYGPGTPIPASAKDVLEQIRKSVKPA; encoded by the coding sequence ATGAGTACAAGTGATAAAAAGTCTGCTTCAAATTCATCCAATACTTGGCCAAATGTGCCAGATAGCAATTTAGATGCGTGGAAAAAATCAGCCCAAAAGTCAGCACCAAATGGTGATGTTGATAAGTTAGGTTGGCAAACTCCAGATGGCATTCATCTCAAGGCTTTATATACAGCGCAAGATACTGAAGGTCTTCAGTACACACATTCTTTGCCTGGCTTTGAGCCCTTTGTCCGTGGGCCGCAGGCAACAATGTATTCGGTGCGACCTTGGACTATTCGTCAGTACGCTGGTTTTTCAACCGCAGAAGAATCCAATGCGTTTTATCGCAAGGCCTTGGATGCAGGCGGTCAAGGTGTTTCAGTGGCTTTCGACTTGGCAACCCATCGTGGCTACGATTCCGATCATCCACGTGTAACGGGTGACGTTGGTAAGGCGGGCGTTGCTATTGACTCTGTTGAGGATATGAAAATCTTATTCGATGGCATTCCATTGGATAAGGTATCTGTTTCGATGACCATGAACGGCGCTGTCTTGCCAGTATTGGCTGGATATATCGTTGCTGGTGAAGAGCAGGGGGTGAAGCAAGAGTTGTTATCCGGAACGATTCAGAACGATATTCTGAAAGAGTTCATGGTTCGCAATACTTACATCTATCCACCAGAGCCCTCCATGCGCATTATCGGTGACATCATTGAGTACACCGCCAAGCACATGCCGAAATTTAATTCGATCTCGATTTCGGGTTATCACATGCAAGAGGCTGGCGCAAACCAAGTTCTTGAGCTGGCCTTCACATTGGCTGATGGCAAAGAGTACGTAAAAACTGCCCTAGCTAAGGGTTTGGATGTTGATGGCTTTGCTGGTCGCCTTTCATTCTTCTTTGCTATTGGCATGAACTTCTATTTAGAGGTGGCTAAGTTACGCGCTGCACGCCTCCTATGGTGGCGCATTATGAAGTCTTTTGAGCCAAAAAATCCAAAGTCATTGATGTTGCGCACACATTGCCAAACTTCAGGCTGGTCATTGACAGAGCAAGATCCCTATAACAACGTGGTTCGAACAACCGTGGAAGCTATGGCTGCCGTTTTCGGTGGCACACAATCCTTGCATACCAATTCCTTTGATGAGGCAATTGCTTTACCTTCAGAATTCTCAAGCCGTATTGCACGTAATACCCAGTTGATCTTGCAAGAAGAGACACACATTACTAGTGTGATCGATCCATGGGCCGGCTCCTACATGATGGAGAACCTCACTCAAGAGATGGCTGACAAAGCATGGGAAATTATTCAAGAGGTTGATGCCATGGGTGGCATGACCAAGGCAGTAGAAAGCGGTTGGGCCAAACTCAAGATTGAGGCTGCTGCTGCTGAAAAGCAAGCCAAGATTGACTCTGGCTCTGATGTCATCGTCGGCGTGAATAAATACAAGTTGGGTAAAGAAGACTTGGTCGATGTCTTAATGATTGATAACGATAAGGTTCGCGAAAGCCAAGTTGCCCGTCTGAAAGATATTAAGGCGAAGCGCGACTCCAAAAAAGTCGAGGCTGCATTAGAAGCATTAACCAAAGCTGCAGAAGAAAATACCGGCAACCTTTTGGAATTAGCTGTGCAGGCGATTCGTTTGCGCGCTACGGTTGGCGAAGTTTCTGATGCATTAGAAACAGTTTACGGGCGCCATCGCGCCGATACTCAAAAGGTGACCGGTGTGTATGCAGCTGCTTATGACTCAGCAGAGGGCTGGGAAAAATTGAAGGTAGAGATTGCTGATTTTGCAAAAGACTTTGGTCGTCGTCCGCGCGTGATGATCGCTAAATTGGGACAAGACGGCCATGATCGCGGCGCTAAAGTGGTTGCAACTGCCTTTGCTGACTTGGGTTTTGACGTGGATATTGGACCCTTGTTCCAAACCCCTGAGGAGTGTGCTCGCCAGGCGATTGAGAATGACGTGCACGCCCTGGGAATTTCTACCCTAGCTGCTGGTCATAAGACTTTAGTGCCAGCCATCATTGCTGAATTGAAGAAGCAGGGTGCTGACGACATTATTGTTTTCGTGGGCGGCGTGATTCCAAGACAGGATTACGACTTCTTGTATGAAGCGGGCGTGAAGGGTATTTATGGTCCAGGCACGCCGATTCCAGCCTCCGCAAAAGATGTGCTTGAGCAGATTCGCAAATCTGTGAAGCCTGCGTAA
- a CDS encoding arginine/ornithine transport system ATPase produces MLNAVDQALVNDLTGAPSSAQRRALAKIITLLESTRMDHRKRADEVLNTLLPKTGKSFRLGISGVPGVGKSTLIETLGLYLIEKGHRVAVLAIDPSSSLSGGSILGDKTRMERLSVLDNAFIRPSPSSCTLGGVAEKTREAMLVAEAAGFDIVIVETVGVGQSEIAVAGMTDMFLLLQLPNAGDDLQAIKKGVMEIADLIVINKADIDPDAAMRAQLFITSSLRLLGFQGNPDHASHNQEYWHPTVMTLSALEGNGVPELWEKILHFQKLQNANGQLQSRRKQQAGAWMWDRIDAGLKNAFQNHPAVQTLLPSLSAEVNQGTIAASVAARRLLEAMGHEFF; encoded by the coding sequence ATGCTCAATGCAGTTGACCAAGCTTTGGTGAATGATCTCACCGGTGCGCCTTCATCGGCGCAACGTCGGGCCTTGGCTAAGATTATTACCTTGCTCGAGTCGACGCGCATGGATCACCGTAAGCGTGCTGATGAGGTTCTCAATACCTTGTTGCCAAAAACAGGTAAATCATTTCGTCTGGGTATTTCAGGAGTCCCGGGCGTGGGTAAGTCGACTCTGATTGAGACTTTGGGTTTGTATCTCATTGAAAAAGGGCATCGGGTTGCTGTTCTAGCAATTGATCCATCCTCCAGCTTATCTGGTGGCTCCATTTTGGGTGATAAGACCAGAATGGAGAGGCTTTCAGTTTTGGATAATGCGTTTATTCGTCCAAGTCCATCATCATGCACATTGGGTGGCGTAGCTGAAAAAACACGCGAAGCGATGCTCGTCGCTGAGGCAGCCGGATTTGACATTGTGATTGTTGAAACTGTCGGTGTCGGCCAAAGTGAAATTGCAGTTGCTGGTATGACGGATATGTTCCTCTTATTGCAATTGCCCAATGCGGGTGATGATCTGCAGGCCATCAAAAAAGGGGTCATGGAAATTGCTGACCTGATTGTGATTAATAAGGCGGATATCGATCCCGATGCGGCAATGCGTGCGCAATTATTTATTACAAGCTCTTTGCGTCTTTTAGGTTTTCAAGGCAACCCCGATCATGCTTCACATAATCAAGAATATTGGCATCCTACCGTGATGACCCTGAGCGCTCTTGAGGGTAATGGTGTACCTGAGTTATGGGAAAAAATTCTGCATTTTCAGAAACTACAAAATGCGAATGGCCAGTTACAGTCTCGTCGCAAGCAACAAGCGGGCGCTTGGATGTGGGATCGAATTGATGCAGGTCTCAAAAATGCTTTTCAGAATCACCCGGCAGTACAAACACTTTTACCTAGCCTGAGTGCCGAGGTGAACCAAGGAACCATAGCCGCATCTGTTGCTGCGAGACGTTTACTCGAAGCAATGGGACACGAATTTTTCTAA
- a CDS encoding GCN5-related N-acetyltransferase yields MVDRIHSFQHGTEGVSELSFLPMTVADLDSVLAIESVSHIHPWTKGNFSDSLAAGHWAYCVRPQLSDAVKGSFLDPEILWAYCILFPAVDELHLLNITVSPKLRRLGIGIKMMHAIEGVAAQQNMPRIILEVRPTNKSALQLYQSLGYEQIGLRKNYYPVDITSGLREDALVLAKSIKLEA; encoded by the coding sequence ATGGTTGATCGCATCCATTCATTTCAGCATGGCACTGAGGGTGTATCAGAGCTTTCTTTTCTGCCAATGACTGTTGCAGACTTGGACTCAGTCCTGGCGATTGAGTCTGTTTCACACATTCACCCTTGGACAAAAGGTAATTTTTCAGACTCATTGGCTGCGGGTCATTGGGCCTACTGTGTCAGACCGCAATTGTCTGATGCAGTAAAAGGCAGCTTTTTAGATCCAGAAATTCTTTGGGCATATTGCATCTTGTTTCCGGCGGTAGATGAGTTGCATCTCCTCAATATCACGGTTTCTCCAAAACTGCGTCGCTTGGGTATTGGTATAAAAATGATGCATGCGATCGAGGGTGTAGCTGCACAGCAAAATATGCCTCGCATTATTCTAGAGGTTCGACCTACTAACAAATCAGCTTTACAGCTGTATCAAAGCCTAGGGTATGAGCAGATTGGTTTACGCAAAAATTATTATCCGGTTGATATCACCAGTGGATTACGTGAAGATGCCCTTGTTTTGGCTAAATCGATTAAGCTTGAAGCATGA
- a CDS encoding Peptidase M22, glycoprotease → MTNILAIDTSSAWCSVALSLTDAAPLVRHQKVSAGASQLLLPWVEELLSEASINLSSLDAIAIGIGPGAFTGVRLGVAAVQGLAIAARLPILPVASLDAIASQLVLTPAFIASGAQSFVIAVDARMEEVYWAKYRVGSNKLSHREGDIHLTAPEGVELNGINFLAGSAILEFGDRLFASISQALDSGQLDSTIGVNSLGVLSCAQEMWAKGLQQDIHLLEPLYIRNKVALTSIERSQQHG, encoded by the coding sequence TTGACCAATATATTGGCCATCGACACCTCCTCAGCTTGGTGTTCGGTGGCTTTATCTTTAACTGATGCTGCGCCACTTGTTCGCCACCAAAAAGTGTCGGCTGGCGCTAGCCAACTCTTGTTACCTTGGGTTGAAGAGTTGTTATCTGAAGCTTCAATCAATCTTTCTTCTCTTGATGCGATTGCTATTGGTATTGGTCCCGGTGCTTTCACTGGGGTTCGACTTGGGGTTGCTGCAGTTCAAGGTCTAGCAATTGCGGCAAGGCTACCCATACTCCCAGTAGCAAGTCTAGATGCTATTGCCAGCCAACTTGTTCTCACTCCTGCGTTTATTGCTTCGGGTGCCCAATCCTTTGTAATTGCCGTTGATGCCCGTATGGAAGAGGTCTATTGGGCCAAGTATCGTGTTGGATCAAATAAGCTGTCTCATCGCGAGGGCGATATTCATCTTACGGCTCCAGAGGGTGTTGAGCTTAATGGCATTAATTTTTTAGCGGGCAGTGCGATTTTGGAGTTTGGCGATCGTCTATTTGCCAGCATTTCACAAGCTCTTGATAGCGGTCAGCTTGATTCAACTATTGGCGTGAATTCATTAGGTGTTTTGTCTTGCGCACAGGAAATGTGGGCCAAGGGACTGCAACAAGATATTCACTTGCTTGAACCACTCTATATCAGAAATAAAGTGGCATTGACCTCGATCGAACGCAGTCAACAACATGGTTGA
- a CDS encoding Cytochrome c class I yields MKFALITAILLSSIGLAQAASAEKGQALVEKGNCASCHGAGLNAPILPAYPKLAGQHADYLYYALRAYQVGGSNAQFGRNNAVMSSQVQPYSEADLHDMAAYISKLPGNFVVKK; encoded by the coding sequence ATGAAATTCGCACTAATTACCGCCATTTTGTTATCCAGTATTGGTCTGGCTCAAGCAGCAAGCGCTGAAAAAGGTCAGGCACTCGTAGAGAAGGGTAACTGTGCCTCGTGCCACGGTGCTGGTCTCAATGCGCCGATCTTGCCTGCCTACCCAAAGTTAGCTGGTCAGCATGCTGATTACTTGTATTACGCCTTGCGTGCTTACCAAGTTGGTGGATCTAACGCCCAGTTTGGCCGCAATAACGCAGTAATGTCCTCACAGGTTCAGCCTTACTCTGAAGCAGACCTTCATGATATGGCCGCATACATCTCCAAATTACCTGGAAATTTTGTAGTTAAGAAGTAA
- a CDS encoding GntR family transcriptional regulator, protein MNTKLINRPLYEDVAERLREQIFAHELAPGSWLDEQSLAIAFGISRTPMREAIKVLASEGLVTTKMNKGAYVTEVDRRDLEQIFTVLSLLEGQAAKETAIKATEAQLTQLDNLHHRLEKAAADRDTEQFFEINVKFHELIQEIAGNKWMNGVIEDLRKVLKLQRRDSLRRSGRLLSSLIEHREILQAILKRDPLASELAMRKHLARGLEATK, encoded by the coding sequence ATGAATACAAAACTAATTAACAGACCCCTATACGAAGACGTAGCTGAGCGCCTGAGAGAGCAAATCTTCGCTCATGAGTTAGCACCAGGAAGCTGGCTGGACGAACAAAGCCTAGCGATTGCCTTTGGGATCAGCCGAACTCCAATGAGAGAGGCTATTAAGGTTCTTGCCTCTGAGGGCTTGGTAACCACCAAAATGAATAAAGGCGCCTATGTCACCGAGGTGGATAGGCGCGACCTCGAGCAAATCTTTACCGTACTCTCTCTCCTAGAGGGTCAAGCGGCAAAAGAAACTGCTATCAAGGCAACTGAGGCACAGTTAACCCAATTAGATAACCTGCATCACCGCCTTGAAAAGGCTGCCGCAGATAGAGACACAGAGCAATTCTTTGAAATTAACGTCAAATTTCATGAGCTCATTCAAGAAATTGCAGGCAATAAGTGGATGAATGGAGTTATTGAAGACCTTCGCAAGGTGCTCAAGCTCCAAAGACGGGATTCTCTCCGCAGGAGCGGTCGATTATTGAGCTCTCTCATTGAGCATCGAGAAATACTCCAGGCGATCCTCAAAAGAGATCCGCTGGCATCAGAGCTTGCTATGCGCAAACATCTCGCAAGAGGTCTTGAAGCTACGAAATAA